A single genomic interval of Spirosoma taeanense harbors:
- a CDS encoding DUF4783 domain-containing protein, whose translation MNFLAILFLLPGLWLAPKKPVPNSSIIEVVKTSLRNGNAGQLSTRFARKIELIIDAQQVEFPSVEATHAELILRTFFRKYPPHRFQFVYMGSSDRLRYSTGTYQTNGRTFAVYVLMAQNAHHQYEISTLHFRNE comes from the coding sequence ATGAATTTTCTGGCAATCCTGTTCCTGCTGCCTGGGCTGTGGCTGGCTCCCAAAAAGCCAGTACCTAATTCCAGCATTATTGAGGTGGTCAAAACTTCGCTGCGTAATGGTAACGCGGGCCAGTTATCAACGCGTTTTGCCCGGAAGATTGAGCTGATTATTGATGCCCAGCAGGTTGAATTTCCATCGGTAGAGGCTACGCACGCCGAGTTGATTCTGCGCACGTTCTTTCGAAAATATCCGCCCCACCGTTTTCAGTTCGTGTACATGGGGTCGTCCGACCGGCTACGGTATAGCACCGGCACCTACCAGACCAACGGCCGCACGTTTGCCGTTTACGTTCTGATGGCCCAGAACGCCCACCATCAGTACGAAATCAGTACGCTGCATTTCCGGAATGAATGA
- a CDS encoding YcxB family protein — protein sequence MIVKTKKYALDQKTYINIALKQWLRDNWKWAFLPLGLIILNIVLYATGTFDHYWPAIVILLLTILYVLFWAVQITGIAQMEQSKALFQKYIYEIDSRQILMRINPKEGGLLKWDQISSVNKDKEAYIFYLDNAEAMKNVKANWIARTVSKGLAKAQFLYLPYSIFNSEHDLKFTDAILRRKGLLPDTSPAETTK from the coding sequence ATGATTGTTAAAACCAAAAAATACGCGTTAGACCAAAAAACGTATATCAATATCGCCCTCAAGCAGTGGCTGCGCGATAACTGGAAGTGGGCCTTTCTACCGCTGGGCCTGATTATTCTGAACATCGTTTTGTATGCCACGGGGACGTTTGATCATTATTGGCCTGCCATCGTTATTCTGCTGCTGACGATTTTGTATGTTCTGTTCTGGGCGGTGCAGATTACGGGAATTGCGCAGATGGAGCAAAGCAAAGCCCTGTTTCAAAAATACATCTACGAGATTGACAGCCGCCAGATCTTAATGCGCATCAATCCCAAGGAAGGCGGTCTTCTCAAGTGGGATCAGATCAGCAGCGTCAATAAAGATAAAGAAGCTTACATCTTTTATCTGGACAATGCCGAGGCTATGAAGAACGTAAAGGCGAACTGGATTGCTCGCACCGTTTCTAAAGGATTGGCCAAGGCCCAGTTTCTCTACCTGCCCTACTCGATCTTTAACAGCGAGCACGATCTGAAGTTTACGGACGCCATTCTTCGGCGTAAAGGTCTGTTGCCGGATACTTCCCCGGCCGAAACGACCAAGTAA
- a CDS encoding phosphoribosyltransferase family protein, which yields MKPNQPTLILNAEQIRQKVRRIAFQIYENNFEEPALLLAGISGEGFVLAQMLTRELQTIAPFTVELLRLELDKKQAVQPTVQPDRPAVDFTDQVVIVVDDVLYTGRTLVFSLQPFLSVPVRKLQVAVLIDRNHPRYPVAADYKGYELSTTLTEHVEVVLGDAKRMGVYLQ from the coding sequence ATGAAACCCAACCAGCCGACGCTTATTCTGAACGCCGAACAGATTCGCCAGAAAGTCCGACGAATTGCTTTTCAGATCTACGAAAACAACTTTGAGGAACCCGCTCTGCTGCTGGCGGGCATTTCGGGCGAAGGATTTGTGCTGGCCCAGATGCTGACGCGGGAATTACAGACGATTGCCCCCTTTACGGTCGAGTTGCTCCGGCTGGAGCTGGATAAGAAGCAGGCCGTTCAGCCGACCGTTCAGCCCGACCGTCCGGCGGTTGACTTTACGGATCAGGTGGTCATTGTCGTTGATGATGTGCTGTATACCGGCCGGACGCTGGTCTTCAGTCTTCAGCCGTTCCTGAGTGTGCCGGTACGTAAACTTCAGGTGGCAGTGCTGATTGACCGTAACCACCCGCGCTATCCGGTCGCGGCCGACTATAAAGGGTATGAACTGAGTACGACCCTGACCGAACATGTGGAGGTCGTGCTTGGCGACGCCAAACGCATGGGCGTGTATCTGCAATAA
- a CDS encoding DEAD/DEAH box helicase codes for MKVSPSEPFQIVYSLLEHEFLGYLIEAFVIQRNGRGELTLLNQTLSSQNVGEFAQELDERDFELVRLIDCIQQDVIVKKFNTRRLPAVDFFLKIYDPQKGDKLVQEAICGYLENLKAQIMALMADKPFYIMGNDGNPAWAPIVWMPEPARVHFHFVRNADSTHYFPIIRYPIGQNGETERVEFQFKDALMICDEPAYMMVGNRVYHFTKSVDGKKLRPFFAKNHIVIPKNIEQQYYERFVSPLIASYDVYAKGFEIRSEAMEPLPMLTVSEMVASSRTVTPTLLKTAGNASDVAETDDDSSQRIAFDLSFRYGEFAFRFDSFGPSANVSLEKKGEEYIFHKIRRDQRLERQKLAFLRDSGLDLRHGRLAIPKSEAFDWLANNSLRLQEAGFLLQQSAQDAKRYFLGYSSINVSIQEGRDWFDIYANVRFGEFEIPFLKLRTLILNKKHEFTLPNGEVAVIPDAWFTKYSELFGFIEQPDGTDQMVLQKHHLALVQELERDNLATTVMSRKLERLRDFEEIEPFPLPAHFNGTLRPYQKAGYDWMNFLRQYRFGGCLADDMGLGKTVMTLAMLQGQKEAGAMHPSLLVMPTSLLYNWELEARKFTPDLRLMVYTGTYRDKNTAQFDDYDLILTSYGIVRIDIDLLSDYRFNYVILDESQAIKNPSSHITKAVMQLNAAHRLILTGTPLENSTMDLWTQMSFINHGLLGSQSFFRNEFQIPIEKRHDEVKTGRLYSLIKPFMLRRNKAQVATDLPEKVESVLYCEMTADQEKQYEEAKSYYRNLILERIEEDGMAKSQMVVLQGLTKLRQIANHPRMVDEGYEGDSGKLDDVLMRLESAMTEQHKVLVFSQFIKHLSVVRQYLKEKGIQYAYLDGSTTDRQSQVELFQTNDSVKLFLISLKAGGLGHNLTAADYVFILDPWWNPAIEAQAVDRAHRIGQQKTVFTYKFIAKNTVEEKILALQRSKQQLAGSLVTTEENFMKSLTKEDIMVLLE; via the coding sequence ATGAAAGTTTCACCGTCCGAACCCTTCCAGATTGTCTACTCCTTACTGGAGCACGAATTTTTGGGCTACCTGATCGAGGCCTTCGTGATTCAGCGTAACGGACGCGGTGAATTAACGCTGCTGAACCAGACGCTGTCGAGCCAGAACGTAGGCGAGTTCGCGCAGGAACTGGACGAACGTGATTTTGAACTGGTCAGGCTCATCGACTGCATTCAGCAGGACGTGATTGTTAAGAAGTTCAATACACGCAGGCTCCCGGCTGTTGATTTTTTCCTGAAGATTTATGACCCGCAGAAAGGGGATAAACTCGTGCAGGAGGCTATCTGCGGTTACCTCGAAAACTTGAAGGCGCAGATCATGGCCCTGATGGCCGACAAGCCTTTTTACATCATGGGTAACGACGGCAATCCAGCCTGGGCGCCCATTGTCTGGATGCCTGAGCCCGCGCGGGTTCATTTTCATTTTGTTCGCAATGCCGATTCAACCCATTACTTTCCCATTATTCGCTACCCGATCGGTCAGAATGGCGAAACGGAGCGGGTCGAGTTCCAGTTTAAGGACGCACTAATGATCTGCGACGAGCCGGCTTATATGATGGTTGGCAATCGGGTATACCACTTCACGAAGAGTGTGGACGGCAAAAAGCTGCGGCCATTCTTCGCCAAGAACCATATTGTTATTCCCAAAAATATCGAGCAGCAGTATTATGAGCGATTTGTATCGCCCCTGATTGCGTCGTATGACGTATACGCCAAAGGGTTTGAAATTCGGTCGGAAGCCATGGAGCCGCTGCCCATGCTGACGGTCTCCGAGATGGTCGCTTCGAGCCGCACGGTAACGCCCACGCTGCTGAAAACTGCTGGAAACGCATCGGACGTTGCCGAAACCGACGACGATTCCAGCCAGCGGATTGCCTTCGACTTATCCTTCCGCTACGGTGAGTTTGCCTTCCGCTTCGACAGTTTTGGCCCGTCGGCCAATGTCAGTCTGGAGAAAAAAGGTGAAGAGTATATTTTCCATAAAATTCGTCGGGATCAGCGCCTGGAGCGGCAAAAGCTGGCATTTCTGCGCGATTCAGGTCTCGACCTGCGCCACGGTCGGCTGGCCATCCCTAAATCGGAAGCGTTCGACTGGCTGGCCAACAACAGCCTTCGACTGCAGGAAGCCGGGTTCCTGCTCCAGCAGAGCGCGCAGGATGCCAAACGGTATTTCCTGGGCTATTCCAGCATTAACGTATCAATCCAGGAAGGTCGCGACTGGTTCGATATTTATGCCAATGTTCGGTTTGGTGAATTCGAGATACCGTTCCTGAAACTGCGGACGCTTATTCTGAATAAGAAACACGAGTTTACGCTGCCCAACGGCGAAGTAGCCGTTATTCCCGACGCGTGGTTCACCAAATACTCCGAACTATTTGGATTCATCGAACAACCCGACGGTACGGATCAGATGGTGTTGCAGAAACACCACCTCGCGCTGGTGCAGGAACTCGAACGCGACAACCTCGCCACAACCGTCATGAGCCGTAAGCTCGAACGGCTGCGCGATTTTGAAGAAATTGAACCCTTTCCGCTCCCCGCCCACTTCAACGGAACGCTGCGCCCCTACCAGAAGGCGGGTTATGACTGGATGAATTTTCTGCGGCAGTATCGCTTCGGCGGCTGTCTGGCTGACGACATGGGTCTGGGTAAAACCGTTATGACCCTGGCCATGCTGCAGGGCCAGAAAGAAGCGGGCGCCATGCACCCGAGTTTGCTAGTCATGCCAACGTCGCTGTTGTATAACTGGGAACTGGAAGCCCGTAAGTTTACCCCCGACCTTCGGCTGATGGTGTATACCGGTACGTATCGGGATAAGAATACGGCTCAGTTCGATGACTATGATCTGATCCTGACCTCCTACGGCATCGTTCGGATCGACATTGACCTGCTGAGCGACTACCGGTTCAATTACGTAATTCTGGATGAATCGCAGGCGATTAAAAACCCGTCGTCGCATATTACGAAGGCCGTCATGCAGCTCAACGCGGCTCACCGGCTTATCCTGACCGGCACTCCGCTCGAAAACAGCACGATGGACCTCTGGACGCAGATGTCGTTCATCAATCACGGTCTGCTGGGCAGTCAGTCGTTTTTCCGCAACGAATTTCAGATTCCGATTGAGAAGCGTCATGACGAAGTCAAAACCGGGCGGCTGTATAGCCTCATCAAGCCGTTTATGCTCCGCCGGAACAAGGCGCAGGTAGCTACCGATCTGCCCGAGAAGGTCGAAAGCGTACTCTACTGCGAAATGACGGCCGATCAGGAGAAACAGTACGAAGAAGCCAAGTCGTATTACCGCAATCTGATTCTGGAACGGATTGAGGAAGACGGCATGGCCAAGTCGCAGATGGTGGTCCTGCAGGGCCTGACCAAACTTCGGCAGATTGCCAATCACCCGCGTATGGTTGACGAAGGGTACGAAGGCGATTCGGGTAAGCTCGACGATGTTCTGATGCGGCTCGAAAGCGCCATGACCGAGCAGCACAAGGTCCTGGTGTTCAGCCAGTTTATCAAACACCTGAGCGTTGTCCGGCAGTATCTGAAAGAGAAAGGTATTCAGTATGCGTATCTCGATGGTTCTACGACCGATCGCCAGAGCCAGGTCGAACTGTTCCAGACCAACGACTCGGTTAAGCTGTTTCTTATCTCGCTCAAGGCCGGTGGACTGGGCCACAACCTGACAGCCGCCGATTATGTATTCATTCTCGACCCGTGGTGGAATCCGGCCATCGAGGCTCAGGCCGTAGACCGGGCGCACCGCATCGGACAGCAGAAGACCGTCTTTACATATAAGTTTATCGCCAAAAACACGGTTGAAGAAAAGATTCTGGCTCTGCAGCGCTCCAAGCAGCAACTGGCCGGCAGCCTCGTCACAACAGAAGAAAACTTCATGAAGTCGCTGACTAAGGAAGATATTATGGTGCTTCTGGAGTAG
- a CDS encoding SdrD B-like domain-containing protein has protein sequence MAIYVYYLFNLFSSYFAVRLTSQLRKCLLVLITLSLSVVSPALAQITGTVYRDFDANGARNYSSVAPAVGEIGVANVTVTVYSQTGVVLGTANTGSTGTYSITPSAGGPYRVQFTNLPSGYFDGPKGSQSGTTVQFASSSPATLNLGINNPADYCQANPSFLVPCYVNGNPVGGGTSGTQGVLVTLPYNSTGNSPAESAIALNNQIGTVFGVAYQRTSRYVFSSAFIKRHSGLGPGGPGAIYITKPGSGTTYTNGLFVDLDALGFDTGSDPHSNLPANVTAANYDVGAFDAVGKVGLGDLEISDDGRQLYVVNLYDRKLYRINVGDPASTSPTASDVTSFTLPAVQQRSGSTFRPFALKYYRDRVYIGGVTTNESVSTTTTTNFGSGSTSSNLITRDTTGMKAVVFEFNPVNSQFTQVLTFPLTYKKGATNNDRSGSDRAEYWLPWTSVQPGSTSVPSRFARNDLPNVSYPQPWLTGIEFDVNDNMILSIRDRLGDQYGNNNYGTNTSSTQLYRAISPGDILQAGKCSPDLNQWTIERNARICGGTPTGGANNGQGIGNGEYYYNDAIAIPSTTNPYHTEMSEGALALFPGQDEVASIVIDPTDNIDAGGIRRFKVSNGTGSPSTSVQVYESSNVATYGKANGLGDLELTCNPSPIEIGNRIWNDGSATSANGTQDNGTSPLANITVQLFLPGSRTAVASTLTDANGEYYFNSSSVNLRPNTTYELRVPLSQTALSSQNYTPTADNVGSDDTIDSDGTVVVINGISYAVITLTTGNYGENNHTYDFGFVTCPTISNPSPAQMVCSGTPVNSLNVTTNATGTNAIRFVYFTTPQSGTAAYSGGTSLTTVTPENGTASVTNVTFPANTGSTPVVYYVYALLNPAPTADGCRPVQEIQVTVKPLPKGTATGGAITCAAPATVTGSSSLTGATYSWTGPNSFTSMAQSFTTNTAGAYSLTVSANGCTDPASATATVSQAVVSTTLVQGACNSNNTNATTTDDYYTIAVRATTAGPGASNKFEVVLNANANGTGGTVLNAGGTPYGQTVTVGGTATFKADGISTYTLTIRDFDSKVCKTTQTTTPVASCSSCLPSLCPKLVLTRL, from the coding sequence ATGGCAATATACGTTTACTATTTATTTAATTTATTCTCTTCGTATTTTGCCGTACGTCTTACATCTCAGCTTCGCAAGTGTCTGCTGGTGCTGATAACGCTAAGTTTGTCGGTAGTTTCTCCAGCACTGGCGCAGATTACTGGGACTGTCTACCGGGATTTCGATGCCAATGGAGCCCGCAACTACAGTTCAGTAGCGCCCGCCGTTGGCGAAATTGGCGTTGCCAATGTGACCGTCACGGTTTATAGTCAGACGGGGGTCGTACTCGGAACGGCGAACACCGGCAGCACGGGTACGTATTCCATTACGCCCTCAGCGGGTGGACCTTATCGAGTTCAGTTCACAAACCTGCCCTCGGGCTATTTTGACGGCCCGAAAGGAAGCCAGAGTGGAACGACTGTTCAGTTTGCTTCCTCTTCGCCCGCTACGCTGAATCTGGGTATTAATAATCCCGCCGACTATTGTCAGGCAAATCCGTCGTTTTTAGTACCCTGCTACGTTAATGGTAATCCCGTGGGTGGCGGCACTTCCGGAACGCAGGGTGTGCTGGTAACCCTGCCGTATAACAGCACCGGCAACTCGCCCGCCGAATCGGCCATCGCGCTCAACAACCAGATTGGTACCGTGTTCGGCGTTGCCTATCAGCGAACCAGCCGGTACGTCTTTTCGTCGGCGTTTATCAAGCGGCATTCGGGGCTAGGGCCGGGCGGACCAGGCGCTATCTACATTACAAAACCCGGTTCGGGCACAACCTACACCAATGGCCTGTTTGTTGACCTCGATGCCCTGGGTTTTGACACGGGCAGTGATCCGCATTCCAATCTACCCGCTAACGTAACAGCCGCCAACTACGATGTGGGGGCATTCGACGCTGTGGGTAAAGTAGGGCTTGGCGACCTGGAAATTTCGGACGATGGCCGACAGCTTTACGTCGTAAACCTGTATGACCGGAAGCTTTATCGGATTAACGTGGGTGATCCGGCCAGTACATCGCCCACCGCTTCCGATGTGACCAGTTTCACATTGCCGGCTGTGCAGCAGCGCTCGGGGAGTACGTTCCGGCCGTTTGCCCTCAAATATTACCGGGATCGGGTTTACATCGGCGGGGTAACGACCAACGAGAGCGTTTCGACAACGACAACCACGAACTTCGGGTCGGGCTCAACATCCAGTAACCTGATCACCCGCGATACCACCGGCATGAAAGCGGTCGTGTTTGAGTTCAATCCGGTCAATAGTCAGTTTACGCAGGTGCTCACCTTTCCGCTCACCTATAAGAAAGGCGCCACCAACAATGATAGATCGGGGTCCGACCGGGCTGAATACTGGTTACCCTGGACCAGCGTTCAGCCCGGTTCTACGTCGGTGCCCTCGCGCTTTGCCCGTAATGATCTGCCTAATGTCAGTTATCCACAGCCCTGGCTGACGGGAATTGAATTTGACGTAAACGACAACATGATCCTGAGCATTCGGGACCGGCTCGGCGATCAGTACGGAAACAATAACTACGGAACCAACACGTCCAGTACGCAGCTGTACCGGGCCATTTCGCCGGGGGATATTCTGCAGGCCGGCAAATGCAGTCCGGACCTGAACCAATGGACGATTGAGCGCAACGCCCGCATCTGTGGCGGCACACCAACGGGGGGCGCAAATAACGGACAGGGAATCGGTAATGGTGAGTACTATTATAACGATGCCATAGCAATTCCATCCACTACGAACCCTTACCATACCGAAATGAGTGAGGGAGCTCTGGCCCTTTTTCCGGGACAGGACGAAGTAGCCTCTATCGTGATTGACCCAACCGATAATATTGATGCGGGTGGTATCCGACGGTTCAAAGTATCGAACGGAACGGGCAGCCCGTCTACGAGCGTTCAGGTCTACGAGAGTTCGAACGTGGCTACGTATGGAAAAGCAAACGGCCTGGGCGATCTGGAACTGACTTGTAATCCGTCGCCGATTGAGATTGGAAACCGCATCTGGAATGACGGAAGCGCTACAAGTGCGAATGGGACGCAGGACAATGGCACATCGCCCCTGGCGAACATCACGGTACAGTTATTTCTGCCCGGCTCCCGAACCGCCGTGGCCTCAACCCTGACGGATGCCAACGGCGAGTACTATTTCAACAGTTCCAGCGTAAACCTGCGGCCGAACACTACCTATGAACTCCGGGTGCCGCTGAGCCAGACGGCCCTTTCCAGCCAGAATTACACGCCGACGGCCGATAACGTAGGCTCGGACGACACCATCGACAGCGACGGAACGGTGGTGGTCATCAACGGAATCAGCTACGCGGTCATTACGCTGACAACCGGTAATTACGGTGAGAACAACCATACCTACGATTTTGGCTTTGTTACCTGTCCCACCATCTCAAATCCATCCCCGGCGCAGATGGTCTGTTCGGGGACGCCGGTGAATTCGCTGAATGTTACCACAAACGCAACTGGTACAAACGCCATCCGGTTTGTTTACTTCACCACGCCACAGAGCGGAACGGCTGCGTATTCGGGTGGGACGTCGCTGACGACGGTTACGCCGGAAAACGGAACGGCCAGTGTCACTAATGTTACGTTTCCGGCCAATACCGGCAGCACACCGGTTGTCTATTACGTTTACGCCCTTCTGAACCCGGCACCAACCGCTGATGGCTGCCGACCGGTACAGGAAATTCAGGTAACCGTAAAACCCCTGCCGAAGGGGACAGCGACCGGGGGCGCAATTACCTGCGCAGCTCCGGCAACGGTGACGGGGAGTTCGAGCTTGACGGGAGCCACCTATAGCTGGACCGGCCCCAATTCCTTTACATCAATGGCGCAGAGCTTCACGACAAACACAGCCGGAGCCTATAGCCTGACGGTTTCGGCCAATGGCTGTACAGACCCGGCATCTGCTACGGCGACGGTCAGCCAGGCGGTGGTTTCGACGACGCTGGTTCAGGGAGCCTGTAACAGCAATAATACTAACGCAACGACCACCGACGACTATTATACGATTGCCGTGCGGGCAACGACGGCCGGTCCGGGCGCATCGAACAAGTTTGAAGTCGTGCTGAATGCCAATGCCAACGGCACGGGCGGAACGGTCCTGAATGCGGGCGGCACACCCTACGGTCAGACCGTTACGGTTGGTGGAACAGCCACCTTTAAAGCCGACGGTATAAGCACATACACCTTAACCATCCGGGATTTCGACAGCAAGGTCTGCAAGACTACCCAGACGACTACGCCGGTAGCTTCGTGTTCAAGCTGTTTGCCGTCGCTATGTCCTAAGCTTGTTCTTACCCGGCTGTAA
- a CDS encoding S9 family peptidase produces the protein MAKRQLFLHLLLLLFIGSAAAQTRQNITLDDIWGRNQGLLNQRTVAGVNWMKTGGYYTTLDAGRIVTFSIVSGQPVETLFDQRQATSLGAARPLQIDDYQLSADERKLLITTEDEPIYRRSSRAEFFVYDLTTKRLTPLSRGGKQQYAQFSPDGKQVAFVRDNNLFVVELATGKETQLTTDGKRNEVINGGADWVYEEEFSMSRAFEWSPDSRRVAWIRFDESRVPEYDMQLWGSLYPVEYRFKYPKAGEPNSLVTVWVADVTTGKKVKAQTGTETDIYLPRIQWTKNASLLSIRRLNRLQNKLDLLHVNATTGQATTVLTETSPTYVDLEFTDDLTYLQDGKSFVWSSERSGYKHLYLYDLSGKLIRPITTGTFEAFNIVGIDEKNQRVYFLSTEVSSLERQLYRIGLDGQNKQRLTTEPGTYTANFNPDLTYYLLYHTSASSPVTVSLRTTQTNNVVRVLESNDALKNRLANYNIAWKQFFQTKAADGTLLNAWMIRPTNFDSTRKYPVLMFVYGGPGSQTVKNDWDTRDFFWCQVLAQKGYIVVSVDNRGTGGRGAAFRTATYAQLGKLETEDQLAAAQQLKTLPYVDPARVGIWGWSFGGYMTALCMTLGADVFKMGISVAPVTNWRFYDTVYTERYLKRPQENPSGYDANSPVTHASKLRGPYLLIHGTGDDNVHFQNSVAFENALIAAGKQFQSFYYPNRNHGIYGGNTRLHLYTMLTNFVEQNL, from the coding sequence ATGGCGAAGCGCCAACTCTTCCTTCATCTCCTTCTTCTGCTGTTTATCGGGTCGGCCGCTGCCCAAACCCGGCAGAATATTACGCTCGACGATATCTGGGGGCGCAATCAGGGCCTGCTTAATCAGCGTACCGTAGCGGGTGTCAACTGGATGAAAACCGGGGGCTACTACACGACCCTCGACGCCGGACGGATCGTTACGTTCAGCATCGTCAGCGGTCAGCCCGTCGAAACGCTGTTCGACCAGCGGCAGGCGACTTCCTTAGGCGCAGCCCGGCCTTTGCAGATTGACGACTATCAGCTCTCGGCCGACGAACGTAAGCTGCTCATCACTACCGAAGACGAGCCCATTTACCGCCGGTCGAGCCGGGCTGAGTTTTTTGTCTATGACCTGACAACCAAACGCCTGACGCCCCTCAGCCGGGGCGGTAAGCAGCAATACGCTCAGTTTTCGCCCGATGGTAAACAGGTTGCTTTTGTACGCGACAATAATCTGTTTGTCGTTGAGCTGGCGACGGGTAAAGAAACCCAGCTCACTACCGATGGAAAACGTAACGAAGTCATCAATGGCGGAGCCGACTGGGTATACGAAGAAGAGTTCAGCATGTCGCGGGCGTTTGAATGGTCGCCGGACAGCCGGCGCGTGGCCTGGATTCGCTTCGATGAAAGCCGAGTTCCCGAATACGACATGCAGCTCTGGGGCAGTCTGTATCCGGTAGAGTACCGCTTCAAATACCCCAAAGCCGGGGAACCGAACTCGCTCGTAACGGTCTGGGTGGCCGACGTCACGACTGGCAAAAAGGTCAAGGCGCAAACCGGAACCGAAACGGACATCTACCTCCCCCGGATTCAGTGGACCAAAAACGCCAGTCTGCTATCCATCCGGCGGCTCAACCGGCTTCAGAACAAGCTGGATCTGCTGCACGTTAACGCGACGACCGGACAGGCCACAACCGTGCTGACCGAAACCAGCCCGACTTACGTCGATCTGGAATTCACCGACGACCTGACGTACCTGCAGGATGGCAAGTCGTTTGTCTGGAGCAGCGAACGCAGCGGCTATAAGCACCTGTACCTCTATGACCTGAGCGGCAAACTGATCCGGCCGATCACGACCGGTACTTTTGAAGCGTTCAACATTGTCGGTATTGACGAGAAAAACCAGCGCGTTTACTTTCTCTCGACCGAAGTATCGTCACTCGAACGCCAGTTGTACCGAATTGGCCTGGATGGGCAGAACAAACAACGACTGACCACGGAGCCCGGTACGTACACAGCTAATTTCAACCCCGATCTGACGTATTACCTGCTCTACCATACTTCGGCCAGTTCGCCCGTAACGGTTAGTCTGCGGACTACCCAAACCAACAATGTTGTGCGGGTTCTGGAGTCGAATGATGCCTTGAAGAACCGCCTGGCCAATTACAACATCGCGTGGAAACAGTTTTTCCAGACCAAAGCCGCCGACGGTACGCTCCTGAACGCCTGGATGATCCGCCCCACCAATTTTGACAGCACTCGGAAATACCCAGTGTTGATGTTTGTGTATGGCGGTCCCGGTTCGCAGACGGTCAAAAACGATTGGGATACACGGGATTTCTTCTGGTGTCAGGTGCTGGCCCAGAAAGGCTATATTGTTGTCTCGGTCGATAACCGGGGAACCGGCGGGCGGGGGGCAGCTTTCCGCACGGCTACCTATGCACAACTCGGCAAACTGGAAACCGAAGATCAGCTGGCAGCCGCCCAGCAGCTAAAAACTCTTCCTTACGTTGACCCGGCGCGCGTTGGTATCTGGGGATGGAGTTTTGGGGGCTACATGACAGCCCTGTGCATGACGCTCGGTGCTGACGTATTCAAGATGGGCATATCGGTCGCGCCCGTAACCAACTGGCGATTCTACGATACGGTCTATACCGAGCGATACCTCAAACGCCCGCAGGAAAACCCGTCGGGCTACGACGCCAATTCGCCCGTAACTCACGCATCCAAGCTGCGCGGTCCTTATCTGCTCATTCACGGCACGGGCGATGACAACGTTCATTTTCAGAACTCCGTTGCATTCGAGAACGCCCTAATTGCCGCCGGGAAGCAGTTCCAGTCGTTCTACTACCCCAACCGCAACCACGGCATTTACGGCGGCAATACCCGCCTGCATCTGTACACGATGCTGACTAACTTCGTGGAGCAAAACCTGTAG
- a CDS encoding Dabb family protein gives MKQILPLLAVAFLLSVSTFAKPPRKPMKTAVVQHIVLFKFKPETTPEKVKEIVAAFEALPSKIKEIKGFQWGTNHSPENLNKGLTHAFILTFDNEKDRDAYLPHPAHKEFGKVVGPWLAEVTVVDFTNQAK, from the coding sequence ATGAAACAAATCCTTCCACTGCTGGCCGTTGCTTTTCTGCTGTCAGTTAGCACATTTGCCAAACCGCCCCGTAAACCTATGAAGACTGCCGTGGTGCAACACATTGTTCTGTTTAAGTTCAAACCCGAAACAACCCCGGAAAAGGTAAAAGAGATCGTAGCCGCTTTTGAAGCGCTGCCGTCAAAAATCAAAGAAATCAAAGGCTTTCAGTGGGGAACCAACCATAGTCCCGAAAACCTGAACAAGGGGCTGACGCACGCGTTTATCCTGACGTTTGACAACGAAAAAGACCGGGATGCGTATCTGCCGCATCCGGCCCACAAAGAATTTGGGAAAGTAGTAGGTCCCTGGCTGGCTGAGGTCACCGTTGTCGACTTTACCAATCAGGCAAAATAA